The nucleotide window CAGCGAATTACCTCTTGTGCCCGCGCGCCGCCCGCCGGATTGGCTCTGCCGACCGGGCGGTGTCCGCGGAGATTAGCCGTGGAACCGGTACAGCGACGTGACGTACGGCAGCCGGTTGAGCATCCAGACCGCGACCGGGAGCCCCACGACCGTGATCGCGAGCAAGGACGCGACGTTCGCCCACAGCAGGCTCAGCCACCAGCCGACGAGGAGGAAGTAGATTCCCCGGACGGCGAGCGAGCGCTGCCCGCGCGCCGACTCCGGCTCCGAGAGCGACCGCGGCTCCGCGAGCGTGAGCACCGTCGGCACGAGGTTGATCAGTTTGATGCCGACCGGCAGCAGGAGAACCGTGACGTTGAGCGCCCACGCGACGTTGACGACGATCGGCGTCGCCCACCAGCCGACGAACACGAACCACAGCGCGCGAACCGGAAGCGATCGTTGTGCCATTGGCTAGGGTTGCCCCCCTGACGGTAAACCGGTGTCGTCGCCCTCGACTGCCCCGACTGGACGACATATATCAGATTTAGATAATACCTTGGAAAATTACTATTTGGGTCACAGAGGGGAATCGGTTCTGCCGCCCTGTCGCCGGATACGCTCCGCCTGAGAGACGGACTTCACTCCACGGTACCGTCCGCGACCCGACTTACTCCTCGGCGGCTTCGGATTTTGCCGTACAGCCGCAGCCACCTCGGCGAATGAGTTCTCCAATCGGCACGTCCGCGCCGCAGTGCGGGCAGACGGCGCGCACGTCGACGAGTACGTCGTACCCGTCGGTGTCCAGTTCGTCCGCGCTCGCGAGCGAAGAGATAGCGGACTCAGCGACCGCTGACAGGCGACCCACCAGTTTCTCGATGGTCTCGACCTTCCGCTCCACCATGCCGTCGCCCGCCGCGGGGAGGCTCGCCTCCCGCTCCTTGGTGAGGTACGTGTGGATCGCCTGGTGGGTAACGAAATCCCCGGTCAGCTCGTCGACATCAATCCCTTCACGTTCGAGGTGACGGCGGGTCCGGGTCTTCGACGATCCGGATTCTCCTCGGAGAGCGTCGTACGCGCTCGAAACGTTCACGCTAACCGATGAGACGTTCGCCTCGCGAAGAGCCGCCTCCAGCACCGCTTCATTGAACTCGTCGGCGAGATCCCGCAGGCTCGTTCGCTCGCCCGACTCACCCGTCCACGCCGTCTCCAAGTTCGCGCCCATCCCGTCGAGGTCGTATTTCCGGATCACTCGGGCGACCTTCGTGTTCGTATCGCTTGCTTCAGCGGTCATACCGACAGTTCGACCGCAGTGGTGACAAAAACACCGGTGTGCCAGCCCGTCGTCGTCCGGAGTACGCCGGCACCGAAACTCCGGAGAATAACTCGTCGACTCCGTCCACAGTTCTAATCGAGGACACTCCAAGATCCACCCGAAATATATTTCAAACTTCTTTGACTTTAGTAGAATAATATGATATCTTATGTTTGTAGCCACAGAGTCTCGTTGACAGCAAAAATACGAGAAATACTCTACGCGCCAACACCGTCTTCCGGGGCCGTGAAGTTCAAGATCCCCGTGTAGAACTCCTCGACCGTCAGATGGTCGTTCTCGACTTGCCGTTCGACGTTCCGGTAGAACCCGTCTCGCTCGTTGGCGACCTCGTCGCTCACGTTGAACTCGTTCTCATCGTAAAAATCCGACGTAGCGCCCATGCTCCGCATGACCGTGTAGAAATCCGGCAGCAGGAAGATATCGAGTTCAGAGAGGTCGCCGCCGTCTTCGTGATCGACGGTCCAGTCGTACCCGTATCGGTCGAACTCGTCGGTGATCCTGTCTGTGCGAGAGTTGACGCCCGTCGACCGTACTTCCCGCCAGAACGGCGTCTCGCCTGACGCGTATCTATAGTGGACACCGACGAAGTCGTGGATGGACTCCCAAGCGCGGCGGACCGACTCGTTGAACGCCGTTCGGATCGCGTCGTCGACGACTCGGCCGTGCGAGGACAGCAGGTTCGCGAACCGCACCGCGAGCGAGGCGTTGGCGGTGAGCGCGGTCGACTGTAACGGTTCGACGAACCCCTGGGCGTTCCCGATGGCCAGACAGTTCCGGACCCACGCCCGGTCGTGGTAGCCGGACTCGAAGTCGTATCGATCGACCTCCGTCTCGGCGTCGGTGAGGGCGTCTCCGGCATCGCCCGGGGCGACCTCCGCGACGAACTCGCGGAACTCCGTCATCGCCGTCTCCTCGTCGGTGTACTCGGTGCTGAACACGTACCCCAGATCGCGGTTGTCGTACGTGTCGATCTGCCAGAACCACCCGTGATCGCCCGTCTCGACGACGGTTGCCGGGATGACATCGGACAGCGACCGGTCAATCCGGACGTTAAGCGCCGCGTCCAACGGGAAATCGAAATCACGGAATTCGACATCCTGCTCGCTCCGGAGGATTCGGTTGAATCCGGTCGCATCCACGTAGAGGTCCGCCTCGTAGCGCCGCTGACTGCCCTGTATTGCGTTGATTCGCGAACCGTCCGTCTCGACGGCGGTGATTTCGTCGTCGACGAGTGAGACGCCACGCTCCCGGCAGTGCTTCCGCAAGAATCCGTTGAACCGCTTGGTGTTGAGGTGATAGGCGACATCGTCGTACTTGTCGAGGTCACCGTCCGACCCGTAGTACCACGGCGACTTGCCCTGCGCGAGAATCTGTTCGCCTCGCGTGCGGTGGTCGGGGCTGTCGCAGAGTTCGTCGTAGTGGTGATAGAAGTGCTCGACGGCGTTCGGCGTGTTCGCGTCCGGGTATTTGGTCGGCGCGTCGAACGGGAACTGGAATGACGGGCGGTCACACCAGTCCCGGAAGTACACCGATGCTTTCCATATCGGCTTCACCTCCGCGATGAACTCGTGTTCGTCGAGCTGGAGCGCGCCGTGGAGGATGCCCTGGATTTCGCGGTACGTGCTCTTCCCCACCTGCGGAACCGCCTGTTGGAAGTCGTCGACGACGGAGACGTCCACATCCGGGTTCATCTGCCGGACGCTCAGTGCCGTCAGCAACCCGACGTCGCCGCCCCCCACGATAGTCACTTCGTCTACCGTCTTGTTCATCGGTACCACACAACTCGTACTTGCTGATAATAGGTTCAACGGTTCTGTGTGGATCAATCCTGTAGGAAATAACTGATGCCGTCCGGTTGCCGGACAGCTGAACACGGAGTCGGAGAGCTGAACACGGAGTCGGAGAGATGAACACGGACTCGGAGTACTATTTTGGAGCAAATATGCTTGGATACCAACCTTATTACCCTCGCTCTGACAGCCCTGTACCATGGCAGACGTTCGTGACAGCCCGACAGTCACTGACTATCCCGACCCGGAGACGGCCGACCACATCACGTACAACCCGTCGCTGGCGACGCTGCGAGGCTACTCCTCGCATCTTGAGACGACGACGGACTACGGCGCGCCCGCGTACGTCAGCGAGTACCGCTCTCGGAGCGCGGAGCGGACGAAGAACGCCGTCGACGACGGCTTCGACGCCGACGACTTCCGCGTCTTCGAGCAGGCTCTCGACTGGGTTCGAGACCCCCACAACGACGTCGTCTGTGTCGACCGCGTGGTCGGTCGTCACGGGGACGCCGCTCACGTCTGCCGGCTGTTCGTTCCCGAGGAGTACGGCCGCATCGCGCTCGCGTGGGCGAAGCTCCTCGAACCGGCCGAGGAAGCCGACCCCGACTTCGTCACCGTACAGCTACCGGACGCGACGCCGGAACCGACGATCCGTATTCTCCCGGAAGCCGGCGTCACGACGGTCCTCGGGAGCGACTACACCGGCGAGGCGAAGAAGTCGTTCCTGCGGTTGTTCATGCTGCGCGCGAAACAGCGTGGCGGGCTCGGACTCCACGCCGGCAGCAAGCGCGTCACCCTCGACGACGCGGACGGCCGCCGCGAGGTCGGCCAGCTGTTCCTCGGACTCTCCGGGACGGGGAAGTCGACGCTCACGAGCCACGGCCTCTGGCTCGACGATCCGGAGGGCGTCGAGATGATCCAAGACGACGTCTGCGCGCTCCTCCCGTCGGGGACGGTCGCGGGCAGCGAGGGCGGCGGCCTCTACATCAAGACGCTCGGCTTAGCGGCCGACGAGCAGCCCGAACTCCACGACGCGGCCACCGACGAGAGCGCGGCCCTCGAAAACGTCGCCGTCGACGATGACGGGAGCGTCCACTTCGACGAACCCCGACACGGCCGAAATGCGCGCGCCGTAATTCGCCGCGACCGGCTCGCGAGCGCCTCCGAGGACGTCGACCTCCCCACCGTCGATCAGGTGTTTTTCATCACGCGTAACCCCCTGATGCCGCCGGTCGCGAAGCTCACCGACGCGCAGGCGGCGGTCGCGTTCATGCTCGGGGAGTCGGTCGAGACGAGCGCGGGCGACCCCTCGCGGGTCGGCGAGTCGATCCGCGTGGTCGGCACGAACCCCTTCATCGTCGGGCCGGAAGGCGAGGAGGGCAATCGATTCCGCGATCTCATCGCGACCCTCGATGTCCAGTGTTACGTCATCAACACGGGCGTGGTCGGAACCGACGACCCGGTCGATGTCGGCGTCGAGGAGACGGTCGCGATTCTGGAAGGGATCGCACGCGGGACCGTCAAGTGGACCCGTGACGACGACCTCGACCTCACGGTCCCGGCGTCGGTTCCCGGCGTCGACGTCGACCGGTTCGCGGTCGCGGACCGCGTCGACGGGTTCGCGGACGCACAGGCGGCGCTGCGCGCCGATCGCCGCGAGTACCTCGCGCGGTTCGGGACGCTCGACGAGGAGATCGTGGACGCGACGTACTGAGCGTCAGACGACGGCTTCTCGGAGGTATTGACCGTCGGATCAGTCAGCGCCGTGGTTCGGCGTGTATCCACACGCCTGACAGACCAGCGAGCCGTGTTCTCGGGTCACGCTACCGCCACACTGTGGACACGTCGACCGCATACACTCCCCTGTGTTCGACGGACACATAACTCTTTATCGCTGATCGTCGACACGAGTCCACTCCGGACAGAGCAGTCAGTCGTCGACCGCGGCGTCCGGTCGATACCCGCGACTGATCGCCTTCCACGCCCCGGAGCGGAACCGGTAGTAGTTGATGACCGCGCCCGGGACGCTCTCCGCGAGGAAGGAGAGATACACTCCCAACAGTCCCAGCGTCGTCGTCGCGCCGAGGTAGACGAGCGGGATGGCGAACCCGAACATGCCGACGGCGCGAGCGTAGAACGGCCAGTTGGTGTCGCCGGTCGCGTCGAGCGCGCCCGCGACTGCGTTCGTGACTCCCTGCGGAACGATGGCGACGCAGGCGGTGTACACGAGCGGAACGGCGACGGGCACGGCGGACGACGCCGGGTCGTCGACGAACACGAGGACGATGGGTCGCGCGAACACCGCGACCGTGGCCGCCGCGACGAGGTACGTGGCGACGGTGAAGGCGGTGATCTCGCGGCCGTACCGCTCGGCGGCCTCCTCGTCGCCCGTCCCCAAGGCCTGCCCGACGAGGCTGGACGCCGCGAGTCCGAACCCCCAGCCGGGCGCGTTCATCAGCCCCCAGACCCGGCGGCTGATGACGTACGCGGCGACGACGTGCGAGCCGAACGCGGCCAACAGCGCGAGAAGGGGAAACCGCGCGACCGTCCACACGGAGCTCCGGCCAACCACGGGGATACCGATGGAGAGCAGATCTCGAAGCATCTCCCGTCGGAGGTAGCCCCCGAACCAGTCGACGCGGACGGGGAACGCGCCGACCAGCGGGAGCCGACCGGCGGCGAAGCCGACCGCGAACGCGACCGTGACGAGGACGCCCGCGACGACCGTTCCCAGCGCCGCGCCGACGACGCCCATGTCGAGCGCGAAGATGAAGACCGCGTTGAGGGCGACGTTGACGGCCGCGCCGCCGGAGCGGACGACCATGGGCGTCCACGCGTCGTCGGCACCGACGAGCGCGCGAGACCCGATCTGGTTGAGGACGGCGAACGGCACGCCGACCGCGAGTACGCGGAGGTAGTCGGCCCCGTACGCGACCGCCGCCGGGTCGTCCGACAGCACCCCGACGAGCGACCGGGGGGTCAGCCAGAACAGCGCCGCGACCGGGAGCGCGATCGCCGTCGCGAGGACGACGCTCGACCGGACGACCTGACCGAGCTCGTCGCGGTCGTCGGCACCGAAGTGCTGGGAGACCAAGGCGATGGTGCCCGCCGCCATCCCGCCGCCGACGGCGAACGACACCCCCCAGAACGGGCCGGCGAACCCCATCCCGGCGATGGCCGTCTGCCCGAGCGCGACGCCGACCATCGCGGTGTCCGCGACGCTTTTGGACATCCGCGCGAGGCCGGTGACGATGCGCGGCAACGCGAGGTCCGTCGTCTCCTCTGCTCGCTCGCGGCCGACGAGTCCGAGCCGGGCGAGCAGCGCGCCGATGCCCAGCAGAAGCAGTCGGAGCGGGTTCGGAAGCCGGACCACCGTACGCGACGCCACTCACAGCCGTTAAATAAGTGTTGTCGACGCAGCTCCGGAGTCCCCCGGTTTCAAGACGAATCCCCGCAAAGACCAGCTATGCGAACGCTTCGCGACGCCGCAGCGGACGCGGACGTCCACATCGGTGCCGCCGTCGACGTCGAATCGCTCCGGACGAACACCGACTACCGGGAGACCGTCGCCCGCGAGTTCGACGCGGTCACCGCGGAGAACGCGATGAAGTGGGGGCCGCTGGCGGACGGCGAGTCCGGCTACGACTTCGCGGCCGCCGACGACATCGTCGACTTCGCGGCCCGCCACGACATGTACGTCCGCGGCCACACGCTGGTCTGGCACCGAATGTACCCCGAGTGGGTCCGGCCGTGGGCGCGCTCGGACACGGAGATGCGACGGCTGCTCAGCGACCACATCCACACGGTTGCCGGCCGGTACCGGGGTCGGGTGGACGCGTGGGACGTGGTCAACGAGGCGGTCGACGACGACGGCGGGCTCCGGGAGAACGCGTGGCTGAACGCGCTCGGACCGGAGTACATCGACCGCGCGTTCGAACACGCGGCCGCGGTCTCGGACGCCGACCTCTTCTACAACGACTACGGAGCCGACGGGCTGTCCGCGAAGGCCGACGAGGTGTACGACCTCGTGTCAGACCTCGTCGCCCGCGAGGTCCCCGTCGACGGCGTCGGCCTCCAGTTACACGTCTTCGACGACGTGGTGCCGCCCGCGGACGTGGCCGCGAACGTCGAGCGTCTCACCGACCTCGGGCTGGACGTCCACATCACCGAACTCGACGTCGGCATCGGGGAGGCGGTCGCGGACCGCGACGAGCAGGCCGAGTACTACTACGACGTCGTCTCGGCCGCCGTCGACGCCGGCGTCGACACGGTCGTCACGTGGGGCGTCGACGACGGGCAGTCGTGGCTCCCGGCTCGGGGATTCGGTGACGCGCCGCTCCTGTTCGACGAGGAGTTCCGGCGCAAGCCCGCGCACGGGGCCGTCCTCGACGCGCTCGGGGAATAGCGAGGCGCTCGACGAACAGCGAGGCACTCGACGAACAGCGACGCCGGCCGCCGACGCTACGCGAACTCTGGGCCGTCGACGTCCTCGTCGGCCGCCTCCCGCCAGGTGTGTTCGGGCGTCCACCCGAGGTCGCGTTCGGCCTTCGCGGTGGTGAACGCCGACTCGTCGCCGTCGGTGTCGCACGGCGGAGCCTCGTCGAACAGCGCGTCGAAGAGGGCGGCGGTGTCGACGCCGAGGTAGTTCTCCGCCGCGTGACAGAGGTACGCCTCGTGGCCGTCGACTTCCGCGTCCACCGCCGCCGTGACCATCGACGTGAGATCGCGGACGTCGACGTACGACCAGAAGTTCCCGATACCGCCGTCCGGCGGGTCGTCCGTCGAGCGAGCGGCCAGCGCGTCGACGTCGAAGGCCTCACGGTTCTGTTCGGTCAGGTACTCGCCGGGGTACTGTACCCACGACGGCCGGATCGAGGCGATCGAGACGTCGTGTTTCCGCGCCATCGATCGGGCGACTGCTTCGCCGGCCTCCTTCGAGACGCCGTAGGCGTCTTCCGGCCGGAGCGGGTGCGCCTCGTCGACGGGGACGTACTCGGGTTTCAGCACCTCGTCGGCGAACGGGAACCCGTAGGCGGACTCGGAGCTCGCCCACACGACGTCCGCACCGGCGTGACCGGCGGCGTCGAGGACGTTGTACGCGCTCTCCGTGTTGTTCGTGAACACGCGTGACTCGGCGTGACCGGTCGGGTCCGGAATCGCCGCGAGGTGGACGACGGCGTCGGGGTCGGCGCTCGCGACGAGCTCCAGCGTCTCGCCCTGATCGGTCAGGTCGACCTCGAAGAACGACGCACCCTCGGGACCGCCTTCGGCGGGGAGTCGCCGGTCGAGGCCGACGACATCGCGGCCGTCCGCGACGAGTCTGTCGACCGTCCACTGTCCGACCCCACCGAGCGCGCCCGTGACGACGACATCGGCTGATGCTGAACTCACGCTCGGAGTCACGACGGGGAATCTAATGAAACACGGGGTCCGGGTGCGATCCGTGCGTTCAGCACGCATCGACCGCCGCGAGTGATCTCATTTTTGTTCTGTTATCCAGAACATTTATCACTGCTATATGTCGTAATTGATCGGTATGGACGCAAAACATCCGGTTCGAACCACCGAAAAGACCCTCGCGCTGGTCGAGGAGCTGATGGACCGCGAGCCGTGCGGAGTGACGGAGCTGGCGGACGGGCTGGAGATGGGGAAAAGCGCCGTTCACAACCACCTCACGACGCTACGAAAGCACGGATACGTGCTGAAATCCGGCGACGAGTACCAGCTCGGGCTGAAGTTCCTCGAAGTCGGGGGGTCTACCCGGAAGTCGATGGAGTTCTATCAGGTGGCCGAGCCGGAGGTGAAGTCGCTCGCGGACGAGACCGGCGAGCTCGCGAACCTCCTCGTCGAGGAACAGGGGATGGGCGTCTATCTGATGCGATCGAAGGGGGAGGACGCCGTCGACCTCGACACATACGCCGGGCTTCGGACCCATCTCCACACCACCGCACTCGGGAAGGCGATCCTCGCGTACCTGCCCGAGTCTCGCGTCGAGGAGATCATCGAGCAGCACGGAATTGAACAGAAGACCTCCCGGAGCGTCGGCTCCCGCGAGGAGCTGTTCGACGCGCTGGAGGGCGTCCGCGACCGCGGATACGCCATCGACGACGGGGAGCGGCTCGAAGGGCTGCGCTGTATCGCGGCCCCGGTCAAGGACTCCTCGGACGAGGTCCTCGGCGCGATCAGCGTGTCCGCGCCCGCCAGCCGCGTCAGCGACGACGACCTCCACGGCCGGCTCCCCGAACGCGTGCTCAGCGCGGCCAACGTCGTCGAACTGAACATCAACTACTGATACCCGTTCTATTATACAGAACAGTTGTTCGACGCGTTTCGATTCCGGTTGGTGGGGGAGCTGTCCGCGATAATCGCCGAAATTCGGCGGGGTATCTCGTTCATTTCTGGCTTACTATTACTATTGTACGACTGTAATGGTTACCGGCGAGACATCCAGATAAATGTTCTGTATATCAGAATATATCAGATAACTCGACGAACGAGGCCACTCCCTCGCCCGCGCTCCAACCGAGCGCCTGCCCGGCGTCGTCCGCGTCTCGATCCACCGCGAAAGCCGCGGTACATCGCCCTGTGTCTACGGGATCCTCGCCGGTGCCGCCTCAGAGCCCGTACAGCTCTTTCGGGCGATCGTAGGCGACGTGCTCGACGAGACGCTCGGCGTTGTCGTAGGGGAGCCGGCCGCGGTCGACCATCCTGCCGACGGCGTTCGCGAGCGACCGGCGGAACATCTCGAAGCGGGAGCCGTAGGAGACGAGCTTCCGGGAGTCGCTGACCATGCCGGCGTGGTTCGCGAGGAGGTCGACGGACGCCACCCGTTCCAGCTGGGTTTCGATCCCCATCGGGCTGTCGTTGAACCACCACGCCGGCCCGACGCTCACGTTCGGGTACGCGCGGGAGACGACCGCGAGGCTCGGGTAGTGCGTCGGGTCGAGCGTGTAGACGACGATCTCCATCTCGCCGTCGAAGCGGTCGAGGAAGTAGTCCAGCCCGTCCACGAGGTCGACGTCTTGCGTCGACACGTCCCCGCCCGCGTTCTTCCCGAGGTCGTCGTAGAGCGACTCCCGGTAATCGCGGACCGCGCCGACGTGAAGCTGGGTCGTCCAGCCCGCCTCGCTGTTCAGTTCGCCGACGAACTCCAGCAGGAACGCCTTGTAGTCGCGGACCTCCGCCTCCGAGAGGCTCGCACCGCGGCGCGCCTTCGCGTACACGTCGCCGGCGCGCTCGACGCTGACGGGCCGCGAGACCGGCGTCGTCCCGGTCCCGATGTCGCAGGCCACACAGCCGTGATCGACGAAGTAGTCGTGGGTCTCCGCGAGCGCGTCCAGAAAGCCCTCGAAGTCGTCCACGGCCGGCTCCGTGACTGCGTCGAGTTCGTCGACGAACGACTCCCACGCCGGAGTCTCGACTTTCAGCGCGCGGTCCGGCCGCCACGTCGGCCGGACCTCGACGCCCCGAACCTCGGTCTCGGCGCGTTCGTGGTACTCCAGCCGCGAGGTCGGGTCGTCGCTGCTACACAGCACCTCGACGTTCATCTCACGGAGGACCGATTGGGGCCGCATGGCGTCGGTCGCGAGCTGGCGTTTCGTCTCCGTCCAGATCTCGTCGGCGGTGTCGGCGTTCAACGGTTGCTCGATACCGAACCGGCGCTTTAAGTCGAGCTGGACCCAGTCGTACGTCGGGTTCCCCGCGAAGTCAGGAAACACCTCGGCCAGCGCGTCCCACTTCTCCCGGTTGCCGGCGGCTCCCGTAATCTTCTCCTCGGGAACGCCCCGCTTGCGCATCAGCTGCCAGACGTAGTGATCCGTTGCGCCCTCGACCTCCCAGATGTCGTTCCACGGCTCGTCGTCGACGACCTCCCGGAGGTCGATGTGGTTGTGCGGGTCGACGACGGGCAGGTCCGCGATAGCGTCGTAGAGGTCGACGGCGGTCTCGGAGTCGAGCAGGTACTCCTCGTCGATGAATCCCATACCGGCCGTTCCAGCGAGACCAACAATAAAACTCCCGACACTGGCGGTCGGCGCGTCCGATCAGGGCGTCAACGTCAGCGACTCCGCGTCCAGTGAAACCTCGTAGTAGCCCCGTCCGTTCCACGGTAGGGGGCGTCCGTTCTGTTCGAGCGTGCCGCCGTCGACGGTGACCCGGAGACGGTGGCCGTCCGGGAACGCGTCGGGACACTCCCACTCCCAGACGGTCTCGTCTCCGACTTCGGTCGGAGTCACTCCCTCGAAGAATCGCTGTGCCCGCCAGTACGACCCGATGCGAGCGACCGTGTCGACCCAGACATCGCCGGCGGTCGCCGCGTGCTCGATGCTCGCCGCGAGTTCGTCGACCGCGACCGGCGCGTACCCCTCCTCGTCGGTCGGCGCGATACTGTGGAACGTGAACAGGAGCCACTCGCCCGCGTCGCGCGCGTCGTCGACCAGCCGGTCGAACGTCTCCGCGGTGTCTCCCGCCTGAGCGACGTAACTGGGCAGCTCGTAGGGGTCCGTCTCGCCGTCGGGTGCGACGGTCCCGCCGCCGACGCCGCGGTTCAGCAACAGCCCCGTCTCTCGGGCGGCGTCACGCCAGCCGCGGTCGCCGAACGGCGACGCCATCGTCGACACGCCGGGCTGGTCGAGGTCCTCCGTGAGGTACGACGCACACGCATCCAGCTCCGCCCGCCGGCTCTCCCGCGGCGTCCCGAAGCTACCGCCCGTGAGGTCGCCGTGCGGGTGGCTCGCGGTGTGGTTGCCGAGTTCGTTGCCGTCGGCGGCGATCGCCCGCCAGGCGTCGGCCGAGGCGTCGCGGTCGCTGGGGACGTAGAAGGTGACGTCGGCACCGGCAGCCCGAAGCGCCCCGTAGTGCTCGACGTGCGACGGGAGCGCGTCGTCGAAGGTGTACGAGACCGCGCTCCGGAAGCCCGCCCAGTCGAGGACGCGTAGATTCCCCGGTTCGCCCGACGGGCGAGACACGTCGTCGCGTGGCGGCGCTGGAGGCGGGGACGGGTCGTTCACGGCGCTCACTCCGCCCGCCCGTCGCCGGCCGGTCGGGTCTGCTCTAAGAGGCCGGTCATGTAGCCGACGGCGAACAGCCGCCCCATGTCGGTGTAGCCGGCCTGCGCGTCGTCGCGGTGGTCCTCGCCGAGCATCCGCGGGACGTGGTCCGGGCGAATCGGGCCGTCGAACCCGACCTCGCGGTACGCCTCCATCGCGGCGAGCATGTCCGTCGGGCCGTCGTCCTGCCACGTCTCGACGAACTCCTCGGGCGTCCCGTCGACGTCCCGGAAGTGGACGAAGTGGATGCGGTCGCCGAACCGTCGAATCGTCTCCGGCACGTCGGCGTCCATCGCGGCGTAGTTGCCCTGACAGAACGTCAGCCCGTGGTTCGGGCTGTCGTGGAGATCTAAGATACGCTGAACGTTCTCCACGGAGCTGACGAGCCGGGGGACGCCGCGGACGGAGTCGACAGGGGGGTCGTCGGGGTGGAGCGCGAGCTTCACGCCCGCCTCCTCGGCGACCGGGACGACCTCGTCGAGGAAGTACTCCAAGTTCTCCCAGAGCTCCGCCTCGGTGATGTCCACGGGATAGTCGGGCGCGCGCTCGGACTGCTCGTGGTCGTAGGCGGTCGTCCGAGAGTCTCCCCGTAGTGGCACCTCGTCTGTGGTGCGGAGGACGCCGACCGGGTTCTCGGTCCACACCCAGCAGTAGACGTCGACGCCGACCCGCCCCATGTTGCGGATGAGCCGCTTGACCGTCTCGATCTCCTCGTCGCGACCGTCTCGACCGAGTACCGTCTTCGTCATCGGCGGGCGGTCCTCGACGACGTCCAAGGAGAGCCCGTGGTCGGCGAACCGGTTCTTCGTCGCGAGCAGCGAGTCGTACGTCCACCACTCCTCTTCGCCCCAGAACCGGACGACCGCGGCCTTGACGCCGAGCTGGCGGGCGAGCGTCCATCGCCGGTCCGGTCGCGGCGGCAACATCAGTGACGTGTCCATGCGTCGGCTTCGTGGACGCTCCCAATAGTAGTTCCGTGTGCGGGGTTCGGCCCCGAGTTACTGTGCGCTGTCGTCGTACCCGCCGTCGACGGTGATCACTTCGCCGGTCGTGAAGGAGGCGGCGTCGCTCGCGAGGTAGAGCGCGGTCCCGACCATCTCGTCGGGCGTGGCGACTCGACCCATCGGGGTGCGCTCGTCGACGGTCTCGCGGAACTCGGAGCCGTCGTCGAGCTTCGGGCCGGCCATCTCGGTCTTGACGAAGCCGGGCGCGATGGCGTTCACGCGGATGTCGGGCGCGAGGTCGGCCGCGGCGGCGCGCGTCAGCCCGTTCACGCCGCTCTTCGCCGCGCAGTAGGCCGCCCGGGCTTCCCGGGCCTGGTCGGCGGACATCGAGGAGATGTTGATGATGCTCCCGGCGTCCATCTCCCGGGCGAACACCCGGCAGGCCGTGAAGACGCCGGTGAGATCGACCTCGATGTCCTGTTGCCACTCCTCGTCGGTCATCTCGGTGATCGGCGACTGAGCGACCGTCCCCGCCGAGTTGACGAGGATGTCGACGTCGCCGACCTCTTCGATGGTCGTGTCACGGAGGGTTTCGAGGGAGTCGGCGTCGGTCACGTCACACGTCACCTCGGCGGTGGCCGCGCCGCGCTCGCGAAGTTCCTCGGCGACGCGCTCGACGGCGTCCGCGGAGCGGCTGGTCGCGACGACGTCGGCACCGTCCTCGGCGAACCCGAGCGCGATGGCGCGGCCGATTCCCCTCGTGCCGCCGATGACGACGGCGGTCTTTCCCTCGACACTCACGGACGGCATGCTATCTGTAGACATACGCGACCGTTCCGTCGCCGGTGATTTATACGTGGTGGAACGCCGCGTTCGGT belongs to Halorubrum sp. DM2 and includes:
- a CDS encoding mannonate dehydratase, with protein sequence MDTSLMLPPRPDRRWTLARQLGVKAAVVRFWGEEEWWTYDSLLATKNRFADHGLSLDVVEDRPPMTKTVLGRDGRDEEIETVKRLIRNMGRVGVDVYCWVWTENPVGVLRTTDEVPLRGDSRTTAYDHEQSERAPDYPVDITEAELWENLEYFLDEVVPVAEEAGVKLALHPDDPPVDSVRGVPRLVSSVENVQRILDLHDSPNHGLTFCQGNYAAMDADVPETIRRFGDRIHFVHFRDVDGTPEEFVETWQDDGPTDMLAAMEAYREVGFDGPIRPDHVPRMLGEDHRDDAQAGYTDMGRLFAVGYMTGLLEQTRPAGDGRAE
- a CDS encoding SDR family oxidoreductase; amino-acid sequence: MSTDSMPSVSVEGKTAVVIGGTRGIGRAIALGFAEDGADVVATSRSADAVERVAEELRERGAATAEVTCDVTDADSLETLRDTTIEEVGDVDILVNSAGTVAQSPITEMTDEEWQQDIEVDLTGVFTACRVFAREMDAGSIINISSMSADQAREARAAYCAAKSGVNGLTRAAAADLAPDIRVNAIAPGFVKTEMAGPKLDDGSEFRETVDERTPMGRVATPDEMVGTALYLASDAASFTTGEVITVDGGYDDSAQ